A portion of the Falco naumanni isolate bFalNau1 chromosome 9, bFalNau1.pat, whole genome shotgun sequence genome contains these proteins:
- the LOC121094316 gene encoding CD59 glycoprotein-like isoform X1, which produces MRWWDGGFYAYLSPKGGCVFFFLLLVFSLVLVSSLFVLKSEALQCYTCVGSSDEDCNRQGTQQCPGHSDACAVIRGQGSGIMKSCSFRSFCERARRDGSRAPGVSVHCCYSNNCNAKSLASRVTTSTSYFSLLIFTLLWHPLLKLT; this is translated from the exons ATGCGGTGGTGGGATGGTGGGTTTTACGCGTATCTATCACCGAAAGGTGGCTGcgttttcttcttcctgctgctgg TCTTCAGCCTGGTTCTTGTCAGCTCCCTTTTTGTACTCAAAA GTGAGGCACTGCAGTGTTACACCTGTGTAGGTTCTAGTGATGAAGACTGTAACAGACAAGGAACTCAGCAATGTCCAGGGCATTCAGATGCATGTGCGGTCATTAGAGGACAAGGAA GTGGCATTATGAAGTCCTGTTCGTTCAGGTCCTTCTGCGAGCGGGCCAGGAGGGACGGATCCAGAGCGCCTGGAGTGAGCGTTCACTGCTGCTACTCAAACAACTGCAATGCAAAAAGCTTGGCTTCGAGAGTCACCACCTCCACGAGCTACTTCTCCCTCCTCATCTTTACATTGCTGTGGCATCCGTTGTTGAAGCTGACAtga
- the LOC121094316 gene encoding CD59 glycoprotein-like isoform X2 — translation MRWWDGGFYAYLSPKGGCVFFFLLLGEALQCYTCVGSSDEDCNRQGTQQCPGHSDACAVIRGQGSGIMKSCSFRSFCERARRDGSRAPGVSVHCCYSNNCNAKSLASRVTTSTSYFSLLIFTLLWHPLLKLT, via the exons ATGCGGTGGTGGGATGGTGGGTTTTACGCGTATCTATCACCGAAAGGTGGCTGcgttttcttcttcctgctgctgg GTGAGGCACTGCAGTGTTACACCTGTGTAGGTTCTAGTGATGAAGACTGTAACAGACAAGGAACTCAGCAATGTCCAGGGCATTCAGATGCATGTGCGGTCATTAGAGGACAAGGAA GTGGCATTATGAAGTCCTGTTCGTTCAGGTCCTTCTGCGAGCGGGCCAGGAGGGACGGATCCAGAGCGCCTGGAGTGAGCGTTCACTGCTGCTACTCAAACAACTGCAATGCAAAAAGCTTGGCTTCGAGAGTCACCACCTCCACGAGCTACTTCTCCCTCCTCATCTTTACATTGCTGTGGCATCCGTTGTTGAAGCTGACAtga
- the LOC121094316 gene encoding uncharacterized protein LOC121094316 isoform X4, producing the protein MRWWDGGFYAYLSPKGGCVFFFLLLVFSLVLVSSLFVLKSEALQCYTCVGSSDEDCNRQGTQQCPGHSDACAVIRGQGSPSASGPGGTDPERLE; encoded by the exons ATGCGGTGGTGGGATGGTGGGTTTTACGCGTATCTATCACCGAAAGGTGGCTGcgttttcttcttcctgctgctgg TCTTCAGCCTGGTTCTTGTCAGCTCCCTTTTTGTACTCAAAA GTGAGGCACTGCAGTGTTACACCTGTGTAGGTTCTAGTGATGAAGACTGTAACAGACAAGGAACTCAGCAATGTCCAGGGCATTCAGATGCATGTGCGGTCATTAGAGGACAAGGAA GTCCTTCTGCGAGCGGGCCAGGAGGGACGGATCCAGAGCGCCTGGAGTGA
- the LOC121094316 gene encoding CD59 glycoprotein-like isoform X3: protein MMWTVFSLVLVSSLFVLKSEALQCYTCVGSSDEDCNRQGTQQCPGHSDACAVIRGQGSGIMKSCSFRSFCERARRDGSRAPGVSVHCCYSNNCNAKSLASRVTTSTSYFSLLIFTLLWHPLLKLT from the exons ATGATGTGGACAGTCTTCAGCCTGGTTCTTGTCAGCTCCCTTTTTGTACTCAAAA GTGAGGCACTGCAGTGTTACACCTGTGTAGGTTCTAGTGATGAAGACTGTAACAGACAAGGAACTCAGCAATGTCCAGGGCATTCAGATGCATGTGCGGTCATTAGAGGACAAGGAA GTGGCATTATGAAGTCCTGTTCGTTCAGGTCCTTCTGCGAGCGGGCCAGGAGGGACGGATCCAGAGCGCCTGGAGTGAGCGTTCACTGCTGCTACTCAAACAACTGCAATGCAAAAAGCTTGGCTTCGAGAGTCACCACCTCCACGAGCTACTTCTCCCTCCTCATCTTTACATTGCTGTGGCATCCGTTGTTGAAGCTGACAtga